The Alnus glutinosa chromosome 7, dhAlnGlut1.1, whole genome shotgun sequence genome includes a region encoding these proteins:
- the LOC133872181 gene encoding glutenin, high molecular weight subunit PW212-like, producing MQGAKEKAANVGASAKCGMEKTKATVDAKMEMGKARDPAQKEAVTRKKEERIIQADRQQQEERACNAAAMQSGKAGTGGPTGVHTTGTHTRSALPQQGVHPTATYPTSAFPGQGFHPTGTHPTSTLPGQGTGVQPTGTYPTSDLPGQGTGGYPTGTRQGSGGHPTGTRQGSGGHPTGTHPTSALPGQGTEGYPTETHPTSDLPGQGTRQPTLDLPEKGTDGYPTGAHPTSGQGTDGYPTGTHPTSGKGTDEYPTGAHPTSGKGTDGYPTGAHPTSGKGTDEYPTETHPTAGQGTDRYPLGYPTGTHPTPGKGIDEYPTGTQPTSNLPGQGTRHPTSDLPGKGTDGYPTETHPTAGQGTDKYPLGYPTGTHPTSGKGIDEYPTRTHPTSGQGTDGYPTGTHPTAGQGTDGYPTETHPTAGQGTDGYPLGYPTRTQPTSGKGIDGYPTGIQPTSDLPGQGTRHPTSDLPGKGTDGYSTGTHPTAGQGTDGYPLGYPTETHPTSALPEQGTGGQRTTAGQVIEGEVGSHPIGTNKAGTGRPNANDPRVDHDPIDEGYGTGGAHNT from the exons ATGCAGGGCGCAAAGGAAAAGGCAGCCAACGTAGGGGCCTCAGCTAAGTGTGGCATGGAGAAGACCAAGGCCACCGTAGATGCGAAG atggaaatggggaaagCCCGTGACCCAGCGCAGAAAGAAGCCGTCACcagaaagaaagaggagagaatAATCCAGGCTGATCGCCAACAGCAGGAGGAGCGTGCATGCAACGCAGCAGCCATGCAGTCGGGAAAGGCTGGCACAGGGGGGCCCACAGGCGTCCATACCACCGGAACCCACACAAGGTCAGCCTTGCCTCAACAAGGCGTCCATCCCACCGCAACCTACCCAACGTCAGCATTCCCTGGACAAGGCTTCCATCCCACAGGAACCCACCCAACGTCAACCTTGCCGGGACAAGGCACAGGCGTCCAACCCACCGGAACCTACCCAACGTCAGACTTGCCTGGACAAGGCACTGGCGGGTATCCCACTGGAACCCGACAAGGCAGTGGCGGACATCCCACTGGAACCCGACAAGGCAGTGGTGGGCATCCCACCGGAACTCACCCAACGTCAGCCTTGCCTGGACAAGGCACGGAGGGGTATCCCACCGAAACCCATCCAACGTCAGACTTGCCTGGACAAGGCACCCGCCAACCAACGTTAGACCTGCCTGAAAAAGGCACTGACGGGTATCCCACCGGAGCCCACCCAACGTCAGGACAAGGCACTGACGGGTATCCCACTGGAACCCACCCAACGTCAGGAAAAG GCACCGACGAGTATCCCACCGGAGCCCACCCAACGTCAGGAAAAGGCACCGACGGGTATCCCACCGGAGCCCACCCAACGTCAGGAAAAGGCACCGACGAGTATCCCACTGAAACCCACCCAACGGCAGGACAAGGCACTGACAGGTATCCTCTTGGGTATCCCACCGGAACCCACCCAACGCCAGGAAAAGGCATTGACGAGTATCCCACCGGAACCCAGCCAACGTCAAACTTGCCTGGACAAGGCACCCGCCACCCAACGTCAGACTTGCCTGGAAAAGGCACTGACGGGTATCCCACCGAAACCCACCCAACGGCAGGACAAGGCACTGACAAGTATCCGCTTGGGTATCCCACCGGAACCCACCCAACGTCAGGAAAAGGCATTGACGAGTATCCCACCAGAACCCACCCAACGTCAGGACAAGGCACCGACGGGTATCCCACGGGAACCCACCCAACGGCAGGACAAGGCACTGACGGGTATCCCACCGAAACTCACCCAACGGCAGGACAAGGCACTGACGGGTATCCTCTTGGGTATCCCACCAGAACCCAACCAACGTCAGGAAAAGGCATTGACGGGTATCCCACCGGAATCCAGCCAACGTCAGACTTGCCTGGACAAGGCACCCGCCACCCAACGTCAGACTTGCCTGGAAAAGGCACTGACGGGTATTCCACCGGAACCCACCCAACGGCAGGACAAGGCACTGACGGGTATCCGCTGGGGTATCCCACCGAAACCCACCCAACGTCAGCCTTGCCTGAACAAGGCACTGGCGGGCAGAGGACTACTGCAGGACAAGTGATCGAAGGTGAGGTCGGGTCGCACCCCATTGGGACCAACAAAGCTGGCACCGGAAGGCCCAATGCCAATGACCCCCGCGTGGACCATGACCCCATTGATGAGGGTTATGGCACTGGTGGTGCCCATAATACTTGA
- the LOC133873706 gene encoding 11 kDa late embryogenesis abundant protein-like — MQAAKNAKETAANAVASAKCAVVKTKATVDAKMEMGKARDPAQKEAVTRKKEERIIQADRQEQQARACNAAAKQSGKAGTGGPTGVHPTGTHPTSALPGHGTGGHPTGTHPSSALPGQRTGGHPTGTHPSSALAGQGTGGYPTGTHPTSALPGQGTGGVGSHPIGTDKAGTGRPNVNNRRDQGYGS, encoded by the exons ATGCAGGCCGCGAAGAATGCAAAGGAAACGGCAGCCAACGCAGTGGCCTCCGCTAAGTGTGCCGTGGTGAAGACCAAGGCCACCGTAGATGCGAAG atggaaatggggaaagCCCGTGACCCAGCGCAGAAAGAAGCGGTCACtagaaagaaagaggagagaatAATCCAGGCTGATCGCCAAGAGCAGCAGGCGCGTGCATGCAACGCAGCAGCCAAACAGTCGGGAAAGGCTGGCACAGGAGGGCCCACAGGTGTCCATCCCACCGGAACCCACCCAACGTCAGCCTTGCCTGGACATGGCACTGGCGGGCATCCCACCGGAACCCACCCATCGTCAGCCTTGCCTGGACAACGCACTGGCGGGCATCCCACCGGAACCCACCCATCGTCAGCCTTGGCTGGACAAGGCACTGGCGGGTATCCCACCGGAACCCACCCAACGTCAGCCTTGCCTGGACAAGGCACTGGCGGGGTGGGCTCGCACCCCATTGGGACCGACAAAGCTGGCACAGGAAGGCCCAATGTCAATAACCGCCGTGATCAGGGTTATGGATCTTGA
- the LOC133874052 gene encoding 11 kDa late embryogenesis abundant protein-like, with translation MEAAKNAKEAAANVAASAACAVEKTKATAEEKVELGKAHDPAQKEAATRKKEERIIQADRQEQEARACNAAAKLPGKAGTGGHP, from the exons ATGGAGGCAGCGAAGAATGCAAAGGAAGCGGCAGCCAACGTAGCGGCCTCCGCTGCGTGTGCCGTGGAGAAGACCAAGGCAACTGCAGAAGAGAAg GTGGAACTGGGGAAAGCCCATGACCCAGCGCAGAAAGAAGCGGCCACcagaaagaaagaggagagaatAATCCAGGCTGATCGCCAAGAGCAGGAGGCGCGCGCATGCAACGCAGCAGCCAAACTGCCAGGAAAGGCTGGCACAGGGGGGCACCCATAA